In Pirellulales bacterium, a single genomic region encodes these proteins:
- a CDS encoding DUF1598 domain-containing protein — translation MTLRCRLRGLLLRSLLRRLNTTGIAVITAAMALAVVASDCRTAAADNAALLQSEIQTGEFGSALATARQLPAGPQRDQALAQIAGAQNAAGDRTASLATIGAIDDDQSRTDALKSADTVPVAKGGFGGNQADFDSLIELITTTVAPTSWDTNGGVGTIAPFPGGVYVDAEGVLRPALNEDRSGALAELRREASLAGATGMAAEVHHRSRLRKVSLTRLERAVQLARAAGRQPTEDMQLLAGLERIKYVLVYPETHDLVIAGPADDWQTDEEGRIVAKNSNHPIVRLDDLVVVLRYMRSASDARFGCSITPTADGLARTKEFVAESNRSPLKPGQRDRWLEQLRSHLGKQTIEVNGIDPRTRVGRVMVEADYRMKLVGLGLEDGVLGVPSYLSTITLNKDGSVPPLDVLRWWFTLNYNAVQATAGHDAFEIHGQGVKVLSENELLTATGQQIHTGQSNLLNDQFAHNFTDHFPELAAKYPVYAELQNIFDLALVGALIRSEKLAERADWHLTCFGDPSEYQVELADAPRTVETVINHRVIGGVHILVGVSGGVSCDPTPLVKSDAIRTDYGRLQDTRTFSKPKPNSPEVWWWD, via the coding sequence ATGACTTTGCGATGTCGGCTGCGCGGTCTTTTGCTTAGAAGCCTTCTGCGACGTTTGAACACCACTGGAATCGCCGTAATTACCGCCGCGATGGCGTTGGCGGTGGTTGCGAGCGATTGCCGGACCGCGGCGGCCGACAATGCCGCCCTTCTTCAATCGGAAATTCAAACCGGCGAATTCGGCTCGGCGCTGGCCACCGCTCGGCAATTGCCGGCTGGACCGCAGCGCGATCAAGCCCTCGCCCAAATTGCCGGTGCACAGAACGCCGCCGGCGATCGCACGGCTTCGCTCGCCACGATCGGCGCTATCGATGACGATCAATCCCGCACCGATGCCCTCAAATCGGCCGACACCGTGCCGGTCGCCAAAGGCGGCTTCGGCGGCAATCAAGCCGATTTCGACTCCCTCATCGAACTGATCACCACAACAGTCGCCCCAACATCGTGGGACACCAACGGCGGAGTCGGCACGATTGCACCATTTCCGGGCGGCGTGTATGTCGATGCCGAAGGTGTATTGCGGCCGGCATTGAATGAAGATCGCTCCGGTGCTCTGGCCGAATTGCGCCGCGAGGCGAGCCTTGCCGGCGCCACCGGCATGGCCGCCGAAGTTCATCACCGATCGCGATTGCGCAAGGTTTCTCTAACGCGGCTCGAACGGGCCGTGCAACTCGCCCGCGCCGCCGGCCGCCAACCGACCGAAGACATGCAATTGCTCGCCGGGCTGGAGCGAATCAAATATGTGCTCGTTTATCCAGAGACGCACGATTTGGTGATCGCCGGCCCGGCCGACGATTGGCAAACCGACGAGGAAGGCCGGATCGTCGCCAAGAACTCAAACCATCCGATCGTCCGGCTCGACGACCTGGTGGTCGTGCTCCGCTATATGCGCAGCGCGAGCGATGCCCGCTTCGGATGCTCGATCACGCCGACCGCCGACGGCCTGGCGCGGACCAAAGAGTTCGTTGCGGAATCGAATCGCTCGCCGCTCAAGCCGGGCCAGCGCGATCGTTGGCTCGAACAACTCCGCAGCCACTTGGGCAAGCAAACGATCGAAGTCAACGGCATCGACCCGCGAACCCGCGTCGGCCGCGTGATGGTCGAGGCCGATTATCGGATGAAACTTGTCGGGCTGGGGCTCGAAGATGGAGTGCTCGGCGTGCCCAGCTATTTGAGCACGATCACCTTGAACAAAGACGGCTCGGTGCCGCCGCTCGACGTGCTCCGCTGGTGGTTCACGCTCAACTACAACGCCGTGCAAGCCACCGCCGGCCACGACGCCTTCGAAATCCACGGCCAGGGCGTCAAGGTGCTCAGCGAAAACGAACTCCTCACGGCCACCGGGCAGCAAATCCACACCGGCCAAAGCAATCTGCTCAACGATCAGTTCGCCCACAATTTCACCGACCATTTTCCCGAACTGGCGGCAAAATACCCGGTGTATGCCGAACTGCAGAACATTTTTGACTTGGCCTTGGTCGGCGCCTTGATCCGCTCGGAAAAACTTGCCGAGCGAGCCGACTGGCATCTCACCTGCTTCGGCGACCCGAGTGAATACCAGGTGGAGCTTGCCGACGCGCCGCGCACGGTCGAGACGGTGATCAACCATCGCGTGATCGGCGGCGTGCATATTCTGGTCGGCGTCAGCGGCGGAGTGTCGTGCGATCCAACGCCGCTGGTGAAATCCGACGCGATCCGCACCGACTACGGTCGCCTGCAAGACACCCGCACGTTTTCGAAGCCGAAACCGAATTCGCCGGAAGTCTGGTGGTGGGATTGA
- a CDS encoding AbrB/MazE/SpoVT family DNA-binding domain-containing protein, translated as MLHSTVTTNGQTTLLGEVLQALNISPGATLEYELAGDHVTVRVLGAVHPLHGARQ; from the coding sequence ATGTTACATTCAACGGTTACGACAAACGGCCAGACGACCCTCCTCGGCGAAGTTCTCCAAGCGCTGAACATCAGCCCTGGTGCGACGCTCGAGTACGAATTAGCTGGGGACCATGTGACCGTCCGAGTGCTCGGCGCGGTACATCCCCTGCATGGCGCTCGCCAGTGA
- a CDS encoding glycosyltransferase family 2 protein, giving the protein MQTIVPEADMPLGEHYDAAAMPTRPAADDTLVSVVLPVFNEVEVLKSLLGQVRMALASCRVRSEIVFVDDGSSDGSSRLLDQLAARYSDVRVIHFSRNFGHQAAVQAGLRHARGHAVVLMDSDLQDAPSAIGQFLERWREGYDIVYAVRVRRKERAWKRALFGAFHRLMSSVATTPIPAEAGNFSLIDARAVRQIVTLAERDRYLPGLRSWVGFRQCGIEVERNARYDARPRVSLRGLMRLAKTAIFSFSALPLTVFYLIACAAMAVFLGLGTFSLYCRLFTGLAIPGWTSYILSASFFGALNALGISMLGEYVVRIYDQVRARPFYLIDRTVNFAPQTRRADDGPTATDAADPHEQLLAETEELLELVDQSRPPERSPEIELRTHAEALSSVNRV; this is encoded by the coding sequence TTGCAAACGATTGTTCCGGAAGCCGATATGCCGCTTGGCGAACACTACGACGCTGCGGCAATGCCGACGCGGCCGGCCGCAGACGACACGCTCGTAAGCGTCGTGCTGCCCGTTTTTAACGAAGTCGAAGTGTTGAAGTCGCTGCTTGGCCAGGTGCGAATGGCGCTCGCCAGTTGCCGGGTGCGGTCGGAGATCGTCTTTGTCGACGACGGATCGAGCGACGGCAGCAGCCGATTGCTCGATCAGCTTGCGGCGCGTTATTCCGATGTGCGGGTGATTCATTTCTCGCGGAATTTCGGCCATCAGGCGGCGGTTCAAGCCGGCCTGCGACACGCTCGCGGCCACGCGGTCGTTTTAATGGATTCCGATCTGCAAGATGCGCCGAGCGCCATCGGTCAGTTCTTGGAACGCTGGCGCGAGGGGTACGACATAGTGTATGCCGTGCGCGTGCGGCGAAAGGAACGGGCCTGGAAGCGGGCCTTGTTCGGAGCATTTCACCGATTGATGAGTTCCGTGGCGACGACGCCGATTCCGGCCGAGGCAGGAAATTTCAGCTTGATCGATGCCCGCGCTGTTCGCCAGATCGTGACGCTCGCCGAGCGCGACCGATATTTGCCGGGCCTGCGGTCATGGGTCGGCTTTCGCCAATGCGGCATCGAAGTCGAGCGCAACGCGCGTTACGACGCCCGGCCGCGCGTTTCGCTGCGCGGACTGATGCGATTGGCGAAGACGGCCATTTTCTCGTTTTCGGCGTTGCCGTTGACGGTGTTTTATCTGATCGCCTGCGCGGCGATGGCCGTGTTTCTCGGTCTCGGCACGTTTTCGCTCTATTGCCGGCTGTTCACCGGCTTGGCGATTCCCGGCTGGACGTCGTATATCCTCAGCGCCAGTTTCTTTGGAGCATTGAACGCGTTGGGCATCAGCATGCTGGGCGAATACGTCGTGCGGATCTACGATCAGGTGCGAGCACGGCCGTTCTACCTGATCGATCGCACGGTGAACTTCGCCCCGCAAACGCGCCGCGCCGACGACGGGCCCACGGCGACCGACGCCGCCGATCCGCACGAGCAGTTATTGGCCGAGACGGAGGAGTTGCTGGAACTGGTCGACCAAAGCCGACCGCCGGAAAGGTCGCCAGAAATCGAATTGCGGACGCATGCCGAGGCACTCTCGTCCGTCAATCGAGTTTGA